One window from the genome of Xiphophorus hellerii strain 12219 chromosome 16, Xiphophorus_hellerii-4.1, whole genome shotgun sequence encodes:
- the LOC116735829 gene encoding nuclear distribution protein nudE homolog 1-like: MGDQDAPQFGSVEEELEHWKEEAARHQQIAVEAQEELQEFQQMSRDYEVELETELKQLDARNRELLSANNRLRMELENYKDKYETHHSEACRQISNLEGDLAETAAVRDQLHKYIRELEQANDDLERAKRATIMSLEDFEQRMNHVIERNAFLESELDEKENLLESVQRLKDEARDLRQELAVQQKQQVQDRKPSISSSVKEPSSSSSSAGLPTPPLTPPDSRMEDKTSAPPRPVASSEDISTPPPSVSRAESISAIPLTTSARISALNIVSELLKKVGSLESKLASCRNYVNEQTANRRRHSGGSGSAPAQSNPSEPHPTNGLYNKGLVKRLDFGAGSKLLL; this comes from the exons ATGGGGGACCAGGACGCGCCTCAGTTTGGATCCGTGGAGGAAGAACTGGAGCACTGGAAGGAGGAGGCGGCCCGGCACCAGCAGAT TGCGGTGGAAGcgcaggaggagctgcaggagtTCCAGCAGATGAGTCGGGACTACGAGGTGGAGCTGGAGacggagctgaagcagctggaCGCCAGGAACCGGGAGCTTCTCTCAGCCAACAACCGTCTGCGCATGGAGCTGGAGAACTACAAG GACAAGTATGAGACGCATCACTCTGAGGCGTGCCGACAGATCTCCAACCTGGAGGGAGACCTGGCCGAAACCGCGGCCGTCAGAGATCAGCTCCACAAGTACATCAGGGAGCTGGAACAGGCCAACGACGACCTGGAGAGGGCCAAGAG AGCGACCATCATGTCTCTGGAGGACTTTGAGCAGCGGATGAACCACGTCATAGAGAGGAACGCCTTCCTGGAGAGCGAGCTGGACGAGAAGGAGAATCTCTTGGAGTCGGTTCAGAGGCTGAAGGACGAAGCGAGAG accTTCGGCAGGAGCTTGCtgtgcagcagaaacagcaggtGCAGGACAGGAAGCCTTCCATCAGCAGCTCCGTCAAAGAGCCTTCGTCCTCTTCGTCGTCGGCGGGGTTGCCGACCCCGCCCCTCACCCCCCCAGACAGTAGGATGGAGGATAAAACCTCGGCTCCGCCCAGACCTGTAGCCTCCTCTGAGGACATCAGCACGCCACCGCCCTCCGTCAGCAGAG CTGAAAGCATCTCTGCGATTCCTCTCACCACGTCGGCGAGAATCTCTGCTCTGAACATCGTCAGTGAGCTGCTGAAGAAAGTCGGG AGCCTGGAGTCGAAGCTAGCGTCCTGTCGGAATTACGTCAACGAGCAGACGGCGAATCGCAGACGCCACAGCGGAGGATCTGGATCAGCGCCGGCCCAGAGCAACCCATCAGAGCCCCATCCCACCAACGGCCTCTACAACAAGGG CCTCGTGAAGAGGCTGGACTTTGGTGCAGGATCCAAGCTGCTGCTGTGA